In the genome of Lathyrus oleraceus cultivar Zhongwan6 chromosome 4, CAAS_Psat_ZW6_1.0, whole genome shotgun sequence, the window CTTGCTAAGTCTATCATACCATGCTCTTGGTGCTTTCTTTAAGCCATAAAAAGCTTTTTTTTAAACTTGAAGacatgtgaaggattcttgaagtctttaaaaccgggaggttgtttgacatagacttccTCATTTACGCATCCATTCAAAAAAAcgcttttgacgtccatttggAATAACTAAAAATTTAATGGAtaagcataagcaagtaataaacgaataGCTTCTAACGTTGCAACCAGAGCGAATGTTTCTTCAAAGTCGGTTCCCTCTTCTTGAttgtaaccttgagccaccaaTCTTTCTTTATTTCAAACAattataccattctcatcaagtttgttttTAAACACCCATTTGGTACATATGACGTGCTTACCACTTGTCCTAAGAACAAGTTCCTAAACTTGATTTATGTCGAATTGATTTAATTCTTGTTGTATGGCAAGTATCCATTGGTCGTCTTCTAGGGCTTCATCAACTCTATAAGGTTTTATTTGAGAAATAAAATCCATATTCAAGAAAGCATCCTTAATATTTAGTCTTGTTGTAATACCTTGTAAGAATAATGGGTCCAAGAAGCCAATATATTTCAAAAAGCGAGTAGCAAATTCATAGTCTCTCAGGCAATTCCAAGAGTTATTGTTTGTTGTATTCTAAACAAATTCAAGTCTATTGGGGCAGTTATAACTATCTCGAGCAATATAGATACCATCTAAATTTCCTTTCCAAGTTAATCGATCATACACCAAAGAATTCAAACAAATAGGAAGCACTTTCATGGGGTCATAAATAACTTGAGGAATATTAGTATATAATGAGTTGCAGTTCCAATTTACATATAAGTAAACATCATTCACCCGCATTTTCAGATTATGGATATCCACATAAAGAATATTCTCTGCTATTTTCCCTACCCCAAACCAATAGGAAAAGTAGAAACAGGAGTTCGCATCCCCTAATCTAAATTCAAAGCCATCTTTAAGAGTAACTAAAGCTTTCATAATTATATTCTAAGTAATTGATCTAGGTTTCTTTTTCATATTAAGGAACATTTTCTCACTTATGTACTTATGCTCCAAAACATGGACCCATTGGGAATCAAAATCCTAGTGGAGACCCCAAACCATCGTACCCAACATATAAGTATTGGCCTATCTTGCTTTACGGATCCCAATACCACCCATCTTTTTGGGCTTAATGATTTTGTTCTAGCCAACGAGATGCACACTAGAGTTTGAATTATACTCCTGTTTAAGCTTCTATTAGAGATAAACTAGTCTAACTGAATCTATTCTCTCCAAAGAGAACTATATACCCCTAAGTCTCTTCTCACTGTTGTGCTTCCATTTGCTGATATTGTCAAAATTTTCCTTATTAAAAAGGATAGAATCGTGCAACACATTTTGGAGACAAGTTACAATGTCATTTGGGTATTTCCCCAAGCAGTATGAACTATATTGGAGTATTCCAAGTGATTATCCAAGATGCCTCAAACCTAAAAGGACGTGACCTATGATCTTGGAAGGGAAGGCCACACCCAAGGAGAATGAGGTTGTGATCAGAATGAAATTTACACAACACCTCAACATATGCAACCATGGCTCTATCCAGCTAGTGATTGACCATAAAGAAGCCATTTTCAACATCCATGGTCTCAAAGCCTCCGGTATGTTTCCACATCTTCTTCAAATTATCATTCATCAAATGATAATCCATGTTCTTTTCAAGGAGTTTAATGACTAGAGTCTCCTTCTAACAATTGCATAGTTACTAAAAAAGTTTCGTATCCACCGTGATCTTTGGTAGAAATCAATTTCCTCCTTCAAGATAAACTTTCATAAACCCCTTTTCAATTAGGTCCATATTCTCATTCACAATAGTGATTCCTTAAAAATCTCATAACGACAGTTTAGACGACTTAGATGCATTCCATCCGATAACTTATCAATAATGTCGACATGAAAGTGAGGAAAAAAATAACCTCAAACAAAAACTCTTTACTATTCAAAAATTGTTGTTATTCATACTACTATCAAACGAAATAAGTGTTTCTTATCACTAAAGAATTGcttattaattattttttaattattcaACTATTTTTTTATTAGCCTTGTGAACAGTATGGAAAAAGAGCAAACCAACTCTTAAATTTTGCTCTAATATCttattataatattattatatttttttaatttaaacTAGTGTGATTTTAAAACGGGGAGAGAGCAAATGTGTTTAACCTCTGTCTGAGTTAAAATTTGCCATTACAGTTTTTATGATAGTTAAATACTTTGGGTAATGCTAACTTATGCCCTAGGGGCACATGTTAAGAAATCCATAAATAgaaaatttattttgaaaaaataaataaaattattaattataaatttttaataaatttaatatacaatttccaaaaatttgtttctttatttatctcttaacttgtgcccttggggcacaagttagcattacccaaATACTTTTACATATATAGAGTCACTAACCCCTCACTCTCATCTCTAGAGTATATGATAAACGTTTttaattaaatttgattgaaataATGACATTATTAGCATATGATAAACGAATACAAATAGTAGTCTTATTCATAAAGTGCAGTTAATATTTTCCGGCAATAAATAGAGaaataaagaaagaaaagaaaaaggacGCAGTTTGTTCACGTGATACTTGCCTCGAAAACGTCCCATAATGTGAGTAAACAGTAACGCACCCACCTTTAATCAATATTTCAATTTTCAAAAAGCAACATAAACAATCAACGACAAACCTCGCCGCTTCTCTTTACCAAACGCAAATAACACGTGTTCCTTAAACAACCAAATATGTCTTATTGGACTTTACAAGTGCAATATAGGTCACAGTAGGTACCACCCATTTATTCCTCGTGCCTCTATTTCATTTCAAAACAACCCTTCTTTCTTATACtataaaaaaatacaaaaacaacCTCATTCTTCAAACCACATTTCATTCTCTTTCTCAATGTCGACTTCATCGGAGAAATCCACGTTTTCTCAAACATGCAACCTCCTCAGCCGATACATCAAGGACAAGGGTAATTCCGGTACCCTAACAAATGTTGTCGCGTCTTCAAACAATCTCACAACTAAGGATTTCTTAACTCCAATGTAAGTTTTTCTTTCTCGTTCAATTTATTCAATTGTTCAATTACTATATCATTTCATAATTATTTACATTGATATTATTTTTTATAGGTCTATGGTTAAGGAACCGGAAGCTAAAGCGTCACAACTGACAATGTTTTATAATGGACAAGTTATTGTTTTGGATGATTTTCCGGCTGAGAAAGTGGAAGAGTTAAAGGCATATGCTCAGACAGAGTCTTTGGTTACTCCGATTCCTCAACTCCCTTGTGGAACGATTGTTGTTGATATGCCAATTGCTAGAAAAGCTTCGCTTCTTAGATTCATGGAGAAGAGAAAAAACAGAGTTGCTGCCAAATCACCATACTATAAAACGATTAAAACCGTTTCTGATCCAGTCAAGTCTTCTGAATCCATTCCTTGGCTTGTGTTAGGAGCTAAATCGACGTGAATTTCAGAGAGTTTTTAACATTTTTTTGATGGATCTTTCAGATCTAACTTAGTTTAATTAGCTGAGAAGTTTGATTATGATTTTGAATATTTTCTgtaattagttttttttttttaactttgtgGATTCATTTTTCTTATTTCTCTTGCATGTTTTCTTCCCTcttcttttattctttttatatgctttttttttctttcaataAATAAGTTAGTCAAATAATCTTGACCAATCAAAATAgtttttaaataaaatatgaatATGAATTTGATCTCTAATCACAAACTGTGTCGTTGatcttcttttctcttttttcttctttCATGCGTGATTTTTCTTTTTCTAATCCAAACCGTGTTGTCCTTTTAATTAGCCACGTTTAGAAGAGAAAGTTGAAACTATGctgaaaacaaagaaaagaaagTTGGAAAGATTTAAATATTGTTTACACTTACCGACATATCTGAAGGATGAAGTAAAGTAACGCATTAGACACGCAAATACAAGTAAAATATATCAGTTCAGACACGCAAATacaagtaaaataaaataaaatatatcaGTTCATTTTAACGTTTTACACAAGTGGAgtaattatttaaataattttctATTCAATATAACAGTAACTTCGAAACCACTTTTACAGGAAAAAAATACAGTAACTTCGAAACCACTTTTTTTAGGAAAATCACAATTGACAACCATTCAGTCATTTTTTTACATGTAACATTTCACTTGAAACCACTTTTTTGGGCAAAACATAAATAAGTTGAGAATGGTGTAtttgttcatttttattttattttttggatttgtttAGTTGTTCCTATCATGGTATAACCATATTATAATTGGGAGAtatacaaaaaaaattattaattaacCTAATGGTTAATGCCTCAAAAAGAATGTATTTGGTTAAACAATCTATAGAGTAAAAATTTATCTATAATCAGGGCTTGGTAGCTGTAACGAGTTCTGAATAATCAGCTTCACAAGAATATCTAAATACTATTTGTTGCCTCTTTGTCTTCCAAAATATGGGGGATGATCATAGGAAGAAGCAAATAGCCTAATGTAGATCTTGTTGAACCAATGCAGCTAGTCCAATATGTATATGAGTGTATCTTAGGATTTGAAGAATAGAAGACCTAGTAAATAGCCAACCACGAATAAAATTATGCATCAAGTATGTGATATCCTTGCAAGGTGCTTGGTAATGCATTGTTGGATTTTGAATGAAATGACTTAATTGTTGAGTAGCAAGGGTTATGTATGGCTGTGTTATCAAAGTCTTCCAACGAGCCTTTTACATGAAGTAATGTTGAAAGCTTTGTAACAGGGAGAAGGGTTTCTTATTGATTATCGTCATATATATTTAAGCAGAGATGGATTGGAAGGACTCAATCCCGTCAGAATTAAAAGATGTGCTACATGATTTCCCTTCCATCTTTGAACCGTTAGAAGGGCTTTCGTCTCATCGACGTCAAGACCATGCCATTCATTTCAAAGAAGGAGCCCAAATACCGAATATCATACCATACAGATATCCTCACTATCATAAAAAACAAATAGAAAAATTGGTTGCTGAAGTGTTAGAAGCTGGAATCATTCGACCATCTATGAGTCCTTATTCCAGTCCTGTCATCCTAGTCAGAAAGAAAGACAGTAGTTGACGAAATGAATTAAAGATCAACAACAAGAAGTGCTCATTTGGCCTAGATAACTTAGAATATCTTTGACATCTTATTTCTGCTGGAGAAGTATTTGTGGACCCTAAGAAGTTGGAAGCAGTAAAGTTATGGCCTTCACCCATGGATGTCACCAGCTTAAGGGGATTCTTAGGCCTTACCGGCTATTATAGGAGGTTCGTTCATGATTATGGAAGAATAGCAAGGCCATTGACCAACCTGTTGAAGAAAAATGCCCTTCCAATGGAGTCCAAAGGCGCAAATTGCATTTGAACAACTAAAGCAAGCCATGACCAATTTGCCTACATTAGCAGTAGCCAACTTTTCAAAGCCTTTTGTGGTTGAAACGGATGCTTGCGGGACCGGACTATGGGCTATTCTAATGCAAGAAGGAAGTCGTAAAAGCAGTCCAGAAATGGCGACACTACTTGTTGGGAAACCATTTTATCATTAAAACTGACAAAAAAAAGTTTGAAATTTTTGACAGATCAGAGGATGATCGGTGAGGAACAATACAAATGGATTTCCAACAAGTAGTCAACAAACCTATGATTGGTCGAGATGAATTATTGGCTGCCCTAAGAGAGAATTTGTTGAAGTCCCAAGATGGCACCCGCGCAAATGCCAACAAACACAGTCAAGATATAGAATATGAAATCGGTGATTGGGTGTTCTTGAAGATGCAACCTTACAGGAGAAGATCCTTAGCTAAAAAGATTAATGAAAAACCCTTCCATCGATTTTATTGTTCTTTCGATATGTTAAAAAAAAGTGGGTGTTGTTGCTTACAAATTGGATCTTCCAACTCACAGTAAAACTCATCCAGTATTTCATGTCTCTCTCCTCAAGAAGGCCATTGGTGATTATTTCCAATCCCAACCTTTACCACTATGCTATCTGAGGATCATGAATTACAGGCTTATCCAGACTCTGTTTTAGATATTCATGAATTATAACTTAGCAACGTGGAAGTCTTATTTTAATGGTTGAATCTCCCTACAAGTGAAAAATAGTTGGGAATCTATGACTAAATTATACGAGGTCTTCCCGGATTATCACCTTGAGGACAAGGTGAGTCTTTTAGGCGGAGGTATTGATACGCATAGGCCACCCATCACCAAGTTCTACATCTGCAGGCAGTGACGCCCAATGGGTGCAAGGTCAAGAGATGCTAATCATGGGGGCATGACCCTTGGTGAAAAGACACACCCATTGGTGCCAAACTGCCAACAAGTGTGACCCAAGAGGATGTAACTGGTGGAGAAATGATGCAACCCTTGGAACCAAACATCATAAAATTTAAGAGTCACAACCCTTCAGATTAATTGTGAACCAGAATTAGGAAAGCATTCACGAAAACTAGGAAGAATATGAGTTGTGGAGATATAGGCTCTCGAAAACCTGTGTTATATAATATTTCAAAATTATCTACATAAATTTATGTTTTCATCTTTTCATTCATATTCCATTTTTTTTGGTTCGTATCAAATGTTTTCAAAAGGTTTACTTTGATCTTGTTGCAATCTCGTTGAGGAATTCAAAAATGGTAAATCATGTTTTAATTCCTATAGTCTGGTATCATTCAATAGATCCAAGCAATACTTTATTTGTGAATTAACATTGTCTTCCTTTGAGTGTGTCACTTGAAGACCAAAAACGTATTCAAGGTACCTACCTCCTTGATTTTAAATAGTTGTCTAAAATACATTTGATGTTGTCAAATTTAGACAAAGAGGTTCTCATtcgctgtcgcacacgggtcaaaaacgagtaattaaaaaatataatttagggaagcgacactcgaatgtCGTATCACATGGACTCTTGTATTGAATTTTACCAAGTGAAAATGATGAAGGGTTTTAAGGTTTAGGTTTCAAATATAATAACAGTAAAAATGGTTTGATTACGAATAAGCTAAAATGACTAATCCTACTGATTTTGGTTCCGACTTATCACTGGCTATTGTAAATCCAATCCCCTAAGCGACTTCGATTCTATTCGATTATGAGATCAATTAGATAAACGCTATCAATATCATGTGAATTATGTTCATGTTAACCGCATTAAGCATGACAGTTTAAAGATTATGCGGAGCTAACGAATAAGCTAAGTTGACACACGATTATAATTAGGAACATGCATACAATCGAATTTAATCAATTATATCATATGAGTAGCGATCGAATTAAGAAAATGAAagcaatcgaattaagcaaacaaatTCATAGACAAAATTGAACaaaaattgaaattgaattgGAATAAAATAACCTCAAAGCAGTGGAACCCGTAATCAACAGAATTTGCCTTCGAGATTAGTTCTTCATGAAAATTGTACAAAgcaaaaaaattcataaatagTGAATTAGGTGAATCAACAGTACCGCGACTGCTTTTGTTTATGTGAAACAAGGAATTAGGGTTATAATACTAACCGGGTCGAAAAATATAAAAACTGACCCAAAACTAATTATTTTCTAAAGTCAGAAACTAAAACGATTTATTCGAGTTTTCTACACTCTGAATCTACTTCTGGCTTCAACATGAAATTTTTAGTTTATCCTCTCAGATTTCTAACGCTTATTAGAACACGTCAATCTGGTTCTCGTAGTCCAAGTTATAACCTGCCCAGCAAGAGGATGTAAATAGTTTTTTATTAGAAAATATcatagaaattaaaataaatataacaataAACTAAGTTAAGgaaacacactaaaatagtatAAATAACAAAAGACACTCTAGAATCATTGTAATATAATAGTGAAAGAATGT includes:
- the LOC127138696 gene encoding protein TIFY 11d, which codes for MSTSSEKSTFSQTCNLLSRYIKDKGNSGTLTNVVASSNNLTTKDFLTPMSMVKEPEAKASQLTMFYNGQVIVLDDFPAEKVEELKAYAQTESLVTPIPQLPCGTIVVDMPIARKASLLRFMEKRKNRVAAKSPYYKTIKTVSDPVKSSESIPWLVLGAKST